The proteins below come from a single Drosophila kikkawai strain 14028-0561.14 chromosome 3R, DkikHiC1v2, whole genome shotgun sequence genomic window:
- the Dip-B gene encoding putative aminopeptidase W07G4.4, with product MGIEKMLPFTLRLNQLMSRAGSDCLCIIDREAVPNELKEAFEQHRCFDKSFDSSISCFKAPNVDQPVVYAPVPELTDYDDVRSYQAAAKNSIQKVLKAGFQTPLLIVPKVKRFPQAELCTVLGALEQLYVPIQLREAGAPKNTRVTTLSVEIDDPKADEILKEALILEAGRYVARDIGVGDPERMTPIQVEKYIKPLFDKLSVTVISDLETLQKEYPLFAAVNRAAEAVERHRGRIIFLEYKPPKPARKTLMLVGKGVTYDTGGADIKAGGVMAGMSRDKCGAAAAAGFMQVVNELQPDDVHVVAALCMVRNSVGEECYVSDEIITSRAGLHVRIGNTDAEGRMCMTDALCRMKEMAVEKNLPDPHIFTIATLTGHAFISAGEGQSIAIDNSVAHREDHARRLQAAGQAFGEPFEISVLRPCDFAFNAGKVIGEDLVQANNAPSVRTPRGHQVPAAFMIMASGLDKHGLDSKVPIKYTHIDIAGSAGEHPAMPTAAPLVSLVKTHLQK from the exons ATGGGTATTGAAAA AATGCTACCCTTTACCCTCCGGCTGAATCAGTTGATGAGCCGCGCGGGCAGCGACTGCCTGTGCATCATCGATCGTGAGGCCGTGCCCAATGAGCTGAAGGAGGCCTTCGAGCAACACCGTTGCTTTGACAAGTCCTTTGACAGCAGCATCTCCTGCTTTAAGGCGCCCAATGTGGACCAGCCGGTGGTCTATGCACCCGTTCCTGAGTTGACCGACTATGATGATGTGAGGAGCTACCAGGCGGCGGCCAAGAACTCCATTCAGAAGGTGCTCAAG GCTGGATTCCAAACTCCATTACTGATTGTGCCCAAGGTCAAGCGTTTCCCTCAGGCCGAACTGTGCACCGTCCTCGGCGCTCTCGAGCAGCTCTATGTG CCCATTCAACTGCGTGAAGCTGGAGCACCGAAAAACACCCGTGTGACCACGCTGAGTGTCGAGATCGACGATCCCAAGGCGGATGAGATTCTCAAGGAAGCCCTAATCCTGGAGGCCGGTCGTTACGTGGCCCGCGACATTGGCGTGGGAGACCCGGAGCGCATGACCCCCATCCAAGTGGAGAAGTACATCAAGCCCTTGTTCGACAAGTTATCCGTGACTGTGATAAGTGATCTGGAGACCCTGCAAAAGGAATACCCTCTTTTTGCGGCTGTTAACCGGGCAGCTGAAGCCGTCGAACGCCATCGAGGCCGCATTATTTTCCTGGAGTACAAGCCCCCGAAGCCAGCTAGGAAGACTCTGATGCTCGTGGGCAAGGGTGTCACCTATGACACCGGCGGTGCTGACATCAAGGCTGGTGGAGTGATGGCTGGCATGTCCCGAGACAAGtgtggagcagctgctgccgcaGGGTTCATGCAGGTGGTCAATGAGCTTCAGCCGGACGATGTCCATGTTGTGGCAGCTCTTTGCATGGTTCGCAATTCTGTTGGCGAGGAGTGCTATGTGTCCGATGAGATAATTACATCGCGAGCCGGACTGCATGTGAGGATCGGCAATACCGATGCCGAGGGCAGGATGTGCATGACCGATGCCCTGTGCCGCATGAAGGAGATGGCCGTGGAAAAGAATCTGCCGGACCCGCATATCTTTACCATTGCCACTTTGACGGGTCATGCCTTCATCTCGGCTGGCGAGGGCCAGTCGATTGCCATTGACAACAGCGTGGCCCATCGGGAGGATCATGCTAGGAGACTTCAGGCTGCTGGTCAGGCCTTTGGCGAGCCTTTTGAGATATCCGTGCTGCGGCCCTGTGACTTTGCCTTCAATGCCGGAAAAGTAATTGGTGAGGATCTGGTTCAGGCCAATAACGCGCCGTCCGTGAGGACGCCGCGAGGACATCAGGTGCCAGCCGCCTTCATGATCATGGCTTCGGGTTTGGACAAACACGGCCTGGACTCCAAGGTGCCGATCAAGTACACGCATATCGATATTGCCGGCAGTGCCGGTGAGCATCCAGCAATGCCCACAGCTGCCCCTCTGGTCTCTCTCGTCAAGACCCATCTGCAAAAGTAA